A segment of the Streptomyces sp. Tu 2975 genome:
TCCTCCGCGCCGTACCCGGCCCTGGACGCGTACGCCTCGTCGTGCGACTCGAGGTGGTAGCGGACGGTGCGGCCGGTGACGTCGCTCAGCGTCCGCGCGGCCTCGGCGAGGGTGAAGGCGTCCGGGCCGGTGAGGTCGTACACGACCCTGTCGTGCGTGCGGGTCCCGTCCAGCAGCACGACCGCCGCCGCGTCGGCGATGTCGTCGTGGGCGACGGCGGCCACCCGGCCCTGGCCGCCCGGACCGCGCAGCACCCCGTCCTTGCCGGTCATCGAAGGGAACGCGGCCAGATAGAAGTTGTCCCGCAGGAAGGTGTGGCGCACGCCGCAGGAGCGGATGTACTGCTCGGTGTGCCAGTGGTCGCGGGCGAAGGTGAACGTCGCGTCCGGCGCCGCTCCGACGAACGACACGTACACGATCCGCTCGACGCCCGCGGCGACCGCCGCGTCCACCGCCGTGCAGTGCTCCTTCACCCGGTCCGGAGCCTCGTGCGCGGAGACCATGAACAGCGTCTGCGCCCCGTCGAGGGCGCGCCGCATCGCGTCGCCGTCGGCGTAGGAGGCGGGGTGGGTCACTGTCGCGCCCGGCAGTTCGGGCAGCCGG
Coding sequences within it:
- a CDS encoding NmrA family NAD(P)-binding protein, with the translated sequence MLPVIAVTGASGRIGGRVARRLSGADAATRLIGRDPTRLPELPGATVTHPASYADGDAMRRALDGAQTLFMVSAHEAPDRVKEHCTAVDAAVAAGVERIVYVSFVGAAPDATFTFARDHWHTEQYIRSCGVRHTFLRDNFYLAAFPSMTGKDGVLRGPGGQGRVAAVAHDDIADAAAVVLLDGTRTHDRVVYDLTGPDAFTLAEAARTLSDVTGRTVRYHLESHDEAYASRAGYGAEDWEVTGWVSSYEAIARGEMATVSDAVPRLTGHPAQGLHDFLVAHPGSWRHLLPGTH